One Lacipirellulaceae bacterium DNA window includes the following coding sequences:
- the dusB gene encoding tRNA dihydrouridine synthase DusB: MTPATLAKPERESESQPQPLVDPIYIGSLKVDPPILQAPMAGFTNYAFRQIVREFGGAGLLATEMVNARGFVWLDEQQAEHPDRLWGVADEPRPLAVQIWDNDPPTLAKVGRRLVEEYGVSVVDINFGCPVRQVTQKAHSGSYLLSQPERMGAIIEQVVAACAPTPVTAKIRLGCTRDRINANDIAQVVEGAGAAALTVHGRTAADMFRGSADWDRIAEIKPYLKSIPLIGNGDLDSAEKVLDAFRRYPVDGVMIARASLNKPWLFAQAAAAVRGLPVPLDPTLEEEKELLLYHFRLVCDRFGTEKAAVLMRKYACCYAQGRPGAREFRKHVAVIDSVEEFHEVVERYFPQTCHFDRATATEKSGLDSR, translated from the coding sequence ATGACCCCCGCCACGCTTGCCAAACCAGAACGCGAATCGGAGAGCCAACCGCAGCCGCTTGTCGATCCGATCTACATCGGCTCGCTGAAGGTCGATCCGCCGATCCTGCAAGCGCCGATGGCGGGCTTCACCAACTATGCGTTCCGCCAAATCGTTCGCGAGTTCGGCGGCGCAGGGCTTCTCGCCACGGAGATGGTCAACGCCCGCGGCTTTGTGTGGCTTGATGAACAACAAGCTGAGCATCCCGACCGGTTGTGGGGCGTGGCCGACGAACCCCGTCCGCTCGCCGTGCAAATCTGGGATAACGACCCGCCAACACTCGCCAAAGTCGGACGCCGGCTGGTCGAAGAGTACGGCGTGAGTGTCGTCGACATCAACTTCGGCTGCCCGGTACGGCAAGTGACTCAAAAAGCGCACAGCGGCAGTTATCTGCTGAGCCAGCCCGAGCGTATGGGTGCGATCATCGAGCAAGTGGTCGCTGCGTGTGCCCCGACTCCGGTGACCGCCAAAATACGCCTCGGCTGCACGCGCGACAGGATCAACGCGAACGACATCGCCCAAGTCGTCGAAGGTGCCGGAGCTGCCGCGTTGACCGTGCATGGCCGAACCGCTGCTGACATGTTCCGTGGCAGCGCGGATTGGGACCGCATTGCTGAGATCAAGCCGTACCTCAAGAGTATCCCGCTGATCGGCAACGGCGATCTCGACTCCGCGGAGAAGGTGCTCGACGCCTTCCGCCGTTACCCGGTCGACGGGGTGATGATCGCCCGTGCTTCGCTAAACAAACCGTGGCTCTTCGCCCAAGCCGCCGCCGCCGTCCGCGGCTTACCCGTCCCTCTCGACCCGACACTCGAAGAAGAGAAAGAGCTACTCCTCTACCACTTCCGGCTCGTGTGTGACCGCTTCGGCACCGAGAAAGCCGCCGTCCTCATGCGCAAATACGCCTGTTGCTACGCACAGGGACGGCCTGGAGCGCGAGAGTTCCGCAAGCACGTGGCGGTGATTGATTCGGTGGAGGAATTTCATGAGGTTGTGGAGCGGTATTTTCCACAAACATGTCATTTCGACCGAGCGACAGCAACCGAGAAATCTGGTTTGGATTCTCGTTAG
- a CDS encoding serine/threonine-protein kinase — protein MNPSTTILQGTRTITFDGDESNRCPSDLLERYEKLLDHQNMSWTEHLRFRRLLGTGGQGVVYLSDRRGCDGFTLPVALKLFSPERFVSQQNYDDAMGRIGEVSCRVAQIQHDNLLDVQNFIERSGIRMMEMEWVDGYDLERLLTPAMLSRVEQRVSKRRWKYINNVVVTSGTIRPRLKPGIAVAIIRQCLGALAALHRENIIHGDVKPANVMVKRTGAAKIVDIGSALHLDNMPEHRTCTPQYAAPEMLERNEFTKQSDLASLGYVLIEALAGQPLFAGLKSLGELLEAKWTLPQRLDDILPDEVADSDLLMSICRRLTAPDPLLRYQSAEEANTGPDGLAEFQRTLVIGDLASEYDNELRVWLEELD, from the coding sequence ATGAACCCCTCGACGACAATTCTGCAAGGAACGCGGACCATCACCTTCGACGGCGACGAGTCCAACCGTTGCCCGTCTGATCTGCTTGAGCGGTATGAGAAACTGCTCGACCACCAGAATATGAGCTGGACGGAGCACCTGCGCTTCCGCCGCTTGCTCGGTACTGGTGGGCAAGGCGTTGTTTACTTGAGCGACCGTCGCGGCTGCGATGGGTTTACTTTGCCCGTTGCTCTGAAACTGTTCTCCCCTGAACGCTTCGTAAGCCAGCAGAACTACGACGATGCCATGGGCCGCATCGGCGAAGTTTCGTGTCGCGTTGCCCAAATCCAGCACGACAACCTTCTCGACGTTCAAAACTTTATCGAACGCTCCGGCATCCGCATGATGGAAATGGAGTGGGTCGATGGGTACGACCTCGAACGGTTGCTCACCCCAGCAATGCTCTCCCGTGTTGAGCAACGGGTAAGCAAACGTCGCTGGAAATACATCAACAACGTCGTTGTCACGTCAGGAACCATCCGCCCTCGCTTGAAGCCAGGCATCGCGGTGGCGATCATCCGCCAATGCCTTGGAGCGCTCGCTGCCTTGCATCGCGAGAACATCATCCACGGCGACGTGAAACCTGCCAACGTGATGGTCAAACGAACCGGTGCGGCCAAGATCGTCGATATCGGTTCTGCGTTGCACCTCGATAACATGCCCGAGCACCGCACCTGCACACCGCAGTACGCAGCACCGGAGATGCTGGAGCGGAATGAGTTCACCAAGCAGTCTGACTTGGCTAGCCTTGGGTACGTACTGATAGAGGCGCTCGCCGGGCAACCGTTGTTTGCTGGGCTGAAGAGTTTGGGCGAACTGCTTGAAGCGAAATGGACGCTGCCTCAAAGGCTCGATGACATCTTGCCAGACGAAGTTGCTGACAGCGATTTGCTGATGTCTATCTGCCGACGTCTTACCGCGCCCGATCCTTTGCTGCGGTACCAAAGTGCTGAGGAGGCCAACACCGGCCCAGATGGGCTCGCGGAATTCCAGCGCACGCTCGTCATCGGCGACTTGGCCAGCGAGTACGACAACGAACTGCGTGTCTGGCTGGAAGAACTCGACTAA
- a CDS encoding D-2-hydroxyacid dehydrogenase, whose product MRIVLCYPVESHHLEQIQKAWPEAELVDAGQERIAEELPTADIYCGHAKVPVPWEETIAAGRLQWIQSSAAGLDHCLVPEVVPTEIPVTSASGVLAKQVADHTMALLTGMLRDLPTFFRAKQKKEFIRRPTRDLFGATVGIVGLGGNGRLLAQVLKAFDTTILATDWFPETPCRFADEILPADQVDEMISRSDILILAAPLTEVTRGMIDARRLSLMPEQSTLINVARGPLVVEDDLVEALVSGHLWGAGIDVTEVEPLPEDSSLWTVDNLIITPHVGGQRASRIDDMTRLFCENIARFRSGEPLINLVDKKLGFPAPGASFDPR is encoded by the coding sequence ATGCGAATCGTTCTCTGTTACCCCGTCGAATCTCACCATCTCGAGCAAATCCAAAAAGCTTGGCCTGAAGCAGAACTTGTCGATGCCGGTCAGGAGCGAATCGCGGAGGAATTGCCGACTGCCGACATTTATTGTGGTCATGCCAAAGTTCCGGTTCCTTGGGAGGAGACGATTGCTGCTGGGCGATTGCAGTGGATTCAGTCCTCTGCAGCGGGGCTCGACCATTGCTTGGTTCCTGAAGTTGTGCCGACGGAAATTCCCGTTACCAGTGCTTCGGGCGTACTTGCGAAGCAGGTTGCCGACCACACGATGGCTCTGCTAACGGGCATGTTACGTGATTTGCCGACGTTTTTCCGTGCGAAACAGAAGAAGGAATTCATCCGTCGCCCGACTCGCGACCTGTTCGGTGCCACCGTGGGAATCGTTGGGCTGGGGGGGAACGGTCGGTTGCTCGCCCAGGTGTTAAAGGCCTTCGACACGACGATTCTCGCAACCGATTGGTTCCCGGAGACACCCTGCCGGTTCGCCGACGAGATCTTGCCTGCTGATCAGGTCGACGAGATGATCTCGCGATCCGACATCCTCATTCTGGCCGCGCCTTTGACGGAGGTAACACGCGGGATGATCGATGCGAGACGTCTCAGCCTGATGCCTGAGCAGTCGACGCTCATCAACGTGGCTCGCGGGCCTTTAGTCGTCGAGGACGACCTTGTCGAAGCCCTAGTGTCCGGTCACCTTTGGGGAGCCGGTATCGATGTGACCGAAGTCGAACCGTTGCCAGAGGACAGTTCGCTCTGGACTGTCGACAATCTGATTATCACCCCCCATGTGGGCGGCCAGCGGGCGAGTCGGATTGACGACATGACACGGCTTTTTTGTGAGAATATCGCCAGATTCCGTAGCGGTGAGCCACTCATCAACTTGGTCGATAAAAAGCTCGGCTTTCCAGCACCCGGTGCGAGCTTCGATCCGCGTTAA
- a CDS encoding DoxX family membrane protein encodes MSKPTDTNPETKSSALCGPAGWSTCAIISLVLLRLAIGWHFFCEGKKKISYNAVTGEREINIPSEMLFGRAVGPFADFFKSRLPDFHQWEELLAQPRQIIPQSEEDVAKAVRWQAVYERDRKKANEERKIYEAQFPPTAPYKEWAEQIVEDWREIQAEVVAIKGLSDEQKAAAADALQRRHLQLADFLQTESQDITEWQHELWRLDQWEEKPGAEDIPFREERIAQKRAETTSAGRRWVNEVEGIQRGLFQDWRVLVPAAEDGSEPALVTKINAELEDSKSRNLRRMNLLVTCVILGAGILLLLGLFTRFAAAALIVFLLMVMATQPPWVEGASLQFFYYQLVEVAALGVLIATAAGRFAGLDFFISKCCGGKKK; translated from the coding sequence TTGAGCAAACCGACCGATACGAATCCCGAAACGAAAAGCTCGGCACTCTGCGGACCTGCTGGCTGGTCGACCTGCGCCATCATTTCGTTGGTGCTGCTGCGACTAGCCATTGGCTGGCACTTCTTTTGCGAGGGGAAAAAGAAGATCAGTTACAACGCCGTCACCGGCGAGCGCGAGATTAATATCCCCTCGGAGATGCTCTTCGGTCGAGCTGTCGGACCATTTGCCGATTTTTTCAAGAGTCGCCTCCCGGATTTTCATCAATGGGAAGAGCTTTTAGCACAGCCAAGGCAGATTATACCGCAGTCAGAAGAAGATGTCGCCAAGGCAGTGCGCTGGCAGGCCGTGTACGAACGCGATCGCAAGAAAGCAAACGAGGAAAGGAAGATTTATGAAGCACAGTTCCCGCCGACAGCTCCCTACAAAGAGTGGGCAGAACAGATTGTCGAGGACTGGCGTGAGATTCAAGCTGAGGTGGTCGCCATCAAAGGTCTGTCCGACGAACAGAAGGCTGCTGCCGCAGACGCTCTTCAAAGGCGCCATTTGCAGCTCGCCGACTTCCTTCAGACCGAGTCGCAAGACATCACCGAATGGCAACATGAACTCTGGCGGCTTGACCAATGGGAAGAAAAACCCGGGGCGGAAGACATCCCCTTTCGCGAAGAACGAATTGCCCAGAAGCGTGCTGAGACAACTTCCGCCGGCCGCCGTTGGGTTAATGAAGTCGAGGGAATCCAGCGAGGTCTGTTCCAGGACTGGCGTGTCTTAGTCCCCGCGGCTGAAGACGGGTCTGAGCCCGCTTTGGTCACGAAGATCAACGCGGAGCTTGAGGATAGCAAGTCACGCAACCTTCGCCGCATGAACTTGCTGGTGACGTGTGTCATCCTGGGAGCCGGCATCCTGTTGTTGCTCGGGCTGTTTACGCGATTTGCAGCGGCAGCGCTGATCGTGTTCTTGCTGATGGTGATGGCGACGCAACCTCCGTGGGTGGAAGGTGCCAGCCTGCAATTCTTCTATTACCAACTAGTCGAAGTGGCTGCTTTGGGCGTGCTGATTGCAACTGCCGCGGGACGTTTCGCGGGACTGGATTTCTTCATCAGCAAATGTTGCGGCGGGAAGAAAAAATAG
- a CDS encoding Gfo/Idh/MocA family oxidoreductase, translating into MHLTPEQRETGKQNFNEATGATRREFLQGTIAAGAVTSGALGAMYFGYGESVDKPLRVGVIGTGDEGSVLIGALNPDYVQVTAIADIRPYNIHRAFHGDQGNLNARPGLMSVYDWKTEDAAKKIVDIYDGTNESKGTYNEMLEDDDIEAVIIALPLWLHHPVAIEAMRAGKHVLTEKLMGQTIAQCKEMARVSEAEKKILATGHQRHYSILYANAVDQIKQGLLGDLHHIRAQWHRSNLPGGDSWTPPMPTKVLSVDEYVALRRKTRVDGDPGPEANLRQEYKILEKLHSLEKDLARKKAAPRPDTKAIEKREAQIAETKARLADFTVDAAKYGYESKTLPGGYTYSPLEELIRWRLWNRTGAGLMAELGSHQLDAASIFVSSQRDDGEKVYPLSVQGYGMRSLFPANREVDDHVHCNFEFPMAGYFEDITADDKKVADETRRLAVTYSSINGNGFGDYGEVVFGTKGTLILDKEKEALLFKRGDANSKIEVKDGKDGPALDSYETGGGAAIAEVATPKDISRGYREEIEHFAWCIRNPDSGDKPKCHPKVAMADAIIALTSNIAMSKGQRIEFKDDWFKIESDETPEADFIDGPKPKQAKDVKTS; encoded by the coding sequence ATGCATCTCACTCCCGAACAACGCGAAACGGGCAAGCAGAACTTCAACGAGGCGACCGGAGCAACCCGGCGCGAATTCCTCCAAGGAACTATTGCCGCGGGGGCGGTCACGAGCGGTGCACTTGGGGCGATGTACTTTGGCTATGGCGAGTCCGTTGACAAGCCGCTGCGAGTTGGGGTGATTGGCACCGGGGACGAAGGGAGCGTGCTGATTGGGGCACTCAATCCTGACTACGTCCAGGTGACCGCGATTGCGGACATTCGCCCTTACAACATTCACCGAGCGTTTCACGGGGATCAGGGCAATCTCAACGCTCGTCCCGGTTTGATGAGCGTTTACGATTGGAAGACCGAAGACGCAGCCAAGAAAATCGTTGATATCTACGATGGCACCAACGAGAGCAAAGGCACCTATAACGAGATGCTCGAAGATGACGACATTGAGGCGGTCATCATCGCCTTGCCTCTGTGGCTGCATCACCCCGTGGCGATTGAAGCAATGCGTGCCGGCAAGCACGTACTGACCGAGAAGCTCATGGGCCAAACCATCGCCCAGTGCAAGGAAATGGCTCGCGTGTCCGAGGCTGAGAAGAAGATCCTCGCCACCGGACATCAGCGTCACTACAGCATTCTGTATGCGAACGCTGTCGATCAGATCAAGCAAGGCTTGCTGGGCGACTTGCACCATATTCGCGCCCAGTGGCACCGCAGCAATCTGCCCGGCGGTGATAGTTGGACACCGCCGATGCCGACGAAGGTCTTAAGCGTTGATGAATATGTCGCTCTCCGCCGCAAAACGCGTGTTGATGGCGATCCTGGCCCTGAGGCAAATCTTCGTCAGGAGTACAAGATCCTTGAGAAGTTGCATTCCTTAGAAAAGGACTTGGCAAGAAAGAAAGCCGCCCCAAGGCCAGACACGAAGGCGATCGAGAAGCGTGAAGCTCAGATTGCGGAGACGAAAGCAAGGCTAGCCGACTTCACCGTTGATGCGGCTAAATATGGCTACGAGTCAAAAACTTTGCCGGGCGGTTATACCTACTCGCCACTTGAAGAACTCATTCGCTGGCGGCTATGGAATCGCACCGGAGCGGGCCTGATGGCAGAGTTGGGAAGCCACCAGCTTGATGCGGCAAGCATTTTTGTCAGCTCGCAGCGTGACGATGGCGAGAAGGTGTACCCGCTGAGCGTGCAAGGCTACGGCATGCGTTCGCTGTTCCCTGCGAATCGCGAAGTGGACGACCATGTTCACTGCAACTTCGAGTTTCCAATGGCAGGCTACTTCGAAGATATCACAGCGGATGATAAGAAGGTTGCCGATGAGACCCGTCGCTTGGCAGTGACTTACTCTTCGATCAACGGCAACGGCTTTGGCGACTACGGCGAAGTCGTCTTCGGTACGAAGGGGACGCTTATTCTTGATAAGGAGAAGGAAGCGCTGCTGTTCAAGCGTGGCGACGCCAACAGTAAGATCGAAGTGAAAGACGGCAAGGACGGCCCGGCGCTCGACAGCTACGAAACGGGTGGCGGAGCCGCGATCGCCGAAGTCGCCACCCCCAAAGACATCAGCCGTGGCTACCGCGAGGAGATCGAGCACTTCGCCTGGTGCATCCGCAATCCTGATTCGGGCGACAAACCCAAGTGCCATCCGAAGGTCGCGATGGCCGATGCGATTATCGCGCTGACTTCCAACATTGCGATGAGCAAAGGGCAGCGAATCGAATTCAAAGACGACTGGTTCAAAATCGAATCCGATGAAACACCTGAGGCGGATTTCATTGATGGACCCAAGCCTAAGCAGGCGAAGGATGTGAAGACGAGCTAG
- a CDS encoding cryptochrome/photolyase family protein, translating to MPTRNLILVLGDQLDTNSAAFDDFDTSQDRVWMAENEEEATHVWCHKLRLVFFFSAMRHFRNELTDAGYQVEYHELSKQPSKDRGNSFSELLTNSVNRFHPEKLIVVQPGDYRVQEALQETAESLGVELEIREDRHFYCGIEEFNDWAAGRKRLVMEDFYRQIRKSHDLLMDDGKPVGGDWNYDKDNRETFGKEGPGDIKSPRSFRPDKITEEVIDLVEHRYADHPGTTEHFDYPVTRKQALAALRDFVKYRLHDFGEFEDAMWTERAFLYHSRLSAILNIHLLDPRDCVKAAIDAYQSGDAPINSVEGFVRQIVGWREFIRGIYWREMPKYIERNALRTGEVDVPQFFWDGDTSMNCVRECMKSVLKHGYAHHIQRLMVLGLFSLLAGVHPRKFHDWHMAMYVDAIDWVSLPNTLGMSQYGDGGIVGTKPYCASGNYINKMSNYCKGCQYNYKEATGDDACPVTALYWDFLDRHHEAFKDNRRMTFQVKNLEKKSDETLAAIRTKAKKLKEAVRNGERI from the coding sequence ATGCCAACTCGCAATCTCATCCTTGTCCTCGGCGATCAGCTCGATACGAACTCTGCCGCATTTGATGATTTCGATACCTCGCAAGACCGGGTCTGGATGGCCGAGAACGAGGAAGAGGCCACGCATGTTTGGTGTCACAAGCTGCGGTTGGTTTTCTTCTTCTCGGCAATGCGACACTTCCGCAACGAACTGACCGACGCAGGTTATCAGGTTGAGTATCACGAACTGAGCAAGCAGCCTAGCAAGGACCGCGGCAACAGTTTTTCCGAGCTGCTCACTAACAGCGTCAACCGTTTTCATCCTGAGAAGTTGATCGTCGTTCAGCCAGGTGATTATCGGGTGCAGGAGGCTCTCCAAGAAACAGCCGAGTCACTTGGTGTTGAGCTCGAAATCCGCGAAGACCGTCATTTCTACTGCGGCATCGAGGAGTTCAACGATTGGGCTGCAGGTCGCAAGCGATTGGTGATGGAAGACTTCTATCGCCAGATTCGCAAGTCTCATGACTTACTCATGGACGACGGGAAACCGGTCGGCGGCGACTGGAACTATGACAAGGACAATCGCGAAACCTTCGGCAAAGAGGGCCCAGGGGACATCAAGTCGCCTCGTTCCTTTCGACCTGACAAGATTACCGAAGAGGTGATCGATCTGGTTGAACACCGTTATGCCGATCACCCAGGCACAACGGAGCACTTCGATTATCCGGTGACTCGTAAGCAAGCTCTCGCAGCACTGCGTGACTTTGTGAAATACCGATTACACGATTTCGGCGAGTTTGAAGACGCGATGTGGACAGAGCGAGCGTTCCTCTACCACTCCCGACTCTCGGCGATCCTCAATATCCACTTGCTCGACCCGCGAGATTGCGTGAAGGCAGCCATCGACGCTTACCAGTCAGGCGATGCTCCGATCAACAGCGTCGAAGGTTTTGTCCGTCAGATTGTCGGTTGGCGAGAGTTCATCCGCGGCATCTACTGGCGAGAAATGCCGAAGTACATCGAGCGAAACGCTCTTCGCACCGGTGAAGTCGATGTTCCGCAATTCTTCTGGGATGGTGACACCAGCATGAATTGCGTTCGCGAGTGCATGAAAAGCGTCCTCAAGCACGGCTATGCTCATCACATTCAGCGGCTGATGGTGCTTGGGCTTTTCTCACTACTTGCCGGAGTTCACCCGCGAAAGTTCCACGATTGGCACATGGCCATGTACGTCGATGCGATTGATTGGGTGAGCCTCCCCAATACCCTCGGCATGAGCCAATACGGCGACGGTGGCATTGTCGGCACCAAGCCTTACTGTGCCAGCGGAAACTACATCAACAAGATGAGCAACTACTGTAAAGGCTGCCAGTACAACTACAAGGAAGCGACCGGAGACGATGCGTGTCCCGTCACCGCGCTCTACTGGGATTTCCTCGACCGGCATCACGAAGCGTTCAAAGACAATCGCCGAATGACGTTTCAGGTGAAGAATCTGGAGAAGAAATCAGATGAAACGCTCGCCGCAATCCGCACCAAGGCCAAGAAGCTGAAAGAGGCAGTCAGGAATGGAGAACGTATTTGA
- a CDS encoding PDZ domain-containing protein, translating into MKRIIRFPYRVFPLSRVQALALLCCFCVAIPLNETQAQAPAELADLEQKAIRQAADRVSEAVVQIRTIGGSSEIAGKLLNQGPTTGLIVSDEGYIVSSAANLAGKPTSIIVRTATGDQLPAELIGRDENRMLVLLKVDLKHGPQKLETVPVEEVLPGQWAIALGRVYDAEKPNLAVGVISAVGRMHGRAIQTDANVSSANYGGPLLDIRGRVYGILVPMAPQPASSEVDELAGVEFYDSGIGFAIPLSDVLTNLPRWIAEGDLKRGLLGIGMRSGSPHAQAPAITNVWPNSPAKKAGWQVGDTIVEVNGKSVQTQTQLRFQVTPRYAGDILSVKIQRGAEKLDTEVTLTDELEPLRHAFLGVLPERQTTPPVQDEKEQSKASLEGVKVRAVWPDSPAQAAGIVAEDRIVKLGERKIRSIADAVRELDSHHPGDKLVVEFRRDEKLEQQETTLSKLPNDLHGSVDLPTRVKAVEQQKLVEKAIKVAEFPQEATYYRAENALPRGSLLLWLESSEASNESLAQRWKAICLRDNLTLVIARPADSKGWSRSDLAYLKRLLGELRRVIRPDMRRVVVAGAGKSGQLAYRVALANRGMVAGVAPVTAPLPRTIKIPANQPSERLAILVVQQQNSPLAALTRQNLEQLTEAGYPASELIFEATGGQKQTLDAEGREKLARWIDTLDRF; encoded by the coding sequence ATGAAGCGAATAATCCGCTTTCCATACCGTGTGTTCCCATTGAGTAGAGTTCAAGCTCTCGCTTTGCTTTGCTGTTTCTGTGTAGCAATTCCTCTTAACGAGACTCAAGCACAGGCACCAGCCGAATTGGCCGATCTTGAGCAAAAAGCGATTCGCCAAGCGGCTGATCGCGTTAGCGAAGCGGTGGTGCAGATTCGCACGATTGGCGGATCGAGTGAGATCGCTGGAAAGCTGCTTAACCAAGGGCCAACCACTGGGCTGATCGTCTCTGATGAGGGATACATCGTATCCAGTGCGGCAAATCTTGCCGGCAAGCCGACTTCAATTATCGTGCGAACAGCTACTGGCGACCAACTGCCAGCAGAACTGATCGGGCGCGACGAAAACCGCATGCTGGTCCTACTCAAGGTGGACCTGAAGCATGGTCCGCAGAAACTTGAGACGGTGCCTGTCGAGGAAGTCCTGCCGGGGCAGTGGGCGATCGCATTGGGGAGAGTCTACGACGCGGAAAAGCCAAACCTTGCGGTCGGGGTTATTAGCGCTGTTGGTCGCATGCATGGGCGGGCCATCCAAACCGACGCAAACGTTTCTTCGGCGAATTATGGTGGTCCGCTCCTCGACATCCGAGGACGCGTGTATGGGATCCTCGTCCCCATGGCCCCTCAACCCGCTAGTAGCGAAGTCGATGAGCTAGCAGGGGTTGAGTTCTACGATTCGGGAATTGGTTTCGCGATACCGCTGAGTGACGTACTCACGAACTTGCCTCGCTGGATCGCCGAGGGCGACTTAAAACGCGGCTTGCTAGGCATTGGCATGAGAAGCGGCAGCCCCCATGCGCAAGCCCCCGCGATCACCAATGTGTGGCCAAACTCGCCAGCGAAAAAAGCTGGCTGGCAAGTCGGGGATACGATCGTCGAAGTAAACGGCAAGTCTGTGCAAACGCAGACCCAGCTTCGCTTTCAAGTCACTCCACGTTACGCAGGTGACATTCTGAGCGTGAAAATCCAACGTGGGGCAGAGAAGCTCGACACCGAGGTGACGCTCACCGACGAACTTGAGCCGCTCCGGCACGCTTTCCTAGGAGTCTTGCCAGAGCGTCAAACGACTCCTCCAGTTCAGGATGAGAAAGAACAATCAAAAGCGAGCCTCGAGGGAGTGAAGGTGCGGGCCGTATGGCCTGACAGCCCAGCTCAAGCCGCTGGGATTGTAGCTGAAGATCGGATCGTGAAGCTAGGCGAGAGGAAGATTCGCTCAATTGCTGATGCCGTAAGGGAGCTCGACTCGCACCATCCGGGCGATAAGTTGGTTGTCGAATTCCGCCGCGACGAGAAGCTAGAGCAGCAGGAGACAACGCTCTCCAAGCTTCCTAACGATTTGCACGGCAGTGTCGATTTGCCGACTCGCGTGAAGGCCGTGGAGCAACAGAAGCTCGTCGAGAAGGCGATCAAAGTCGCCGAGTTTCCGCAGGAAGCAACCTACTATCGCGCTGAGAACGCACTGCCGCGAGGGAGCTTATTGCTGTGGCTTGAGAGTTCGGAGGCGTCCAACGAATCACTCGCCCAGCGTTGGAAGGCAATCTGCCTGCGAGACAATCTCACTCTTGTAATAGCCCGTCCTGCCGACTCCAAAGGTTGGAGCCGAAGCGATCTCGCCTATCTGAAACGCTTGCTGGGGGAACTGCGGCGTGTCATTCGCCCAGACATGAGGCGGGTGGTCGTCGCGGGCGCCGGTAAGTCGGGCCAGCTAGCCTACCGGGTCGCCTTAGCCAACCGCGGAATGGTAGCAGGTGTTGCACCAGTTACCGCTCCCCTACCCCGCACGATCAAAATTCCCGCAAACCAGCCCTCCGAGCGTCTCGCTATTCTTGTTGTTCAACAACAGAACTCTCCTTTGGCAGCTCTCACGCGTCAAAACCTCGAACAACTCACAGAAGCCGGTTACCCTGCCTCGGAGTTAATCTTCGAGGCCACTGGCGGTCAGAAGCAAACGCTCGACGCCGAAGGACGCGAGAAGCTAGCCCGCTGGATTGATACGCTCGATCGCTTCTGA
- a CDS encoding S1C family serine protease, with protein sequence MPRRFLFACLALFLTLGSDASASRPLRSAIRATQQKVVKIYGAGGLRQLEAYQTGIVISPEGHVLTTLSYVLDTDDLAVVLDSGQKFQAEFVASDPVLELALLKLPAEEPLPAFDLTSTKVRDVGTRVLAVSNLYGIASGDEPVSILHGVVTAIAPLNARRGRFQTNYSGNVYLVDANSNNPGAAGGALVDWRGRLLGILGKELRSEVTGGWLHYAIPVKDFAPAVADMRAGRKRSSARLELAEPEEPIALSQLGVILVPEVLPRTPPYIDAVLRDSPAARAGLKMDDLIVFLNAEPAVSCNAIYESFKRLEAIEPVRLSVLREGELLDFELSVEDDTSEAESQRSTLKILDAEPPIDSDSEENDSAEAPTEGGEQ encoded by the coding sequence ATGCCTCGCCGCTTTCTATTTGCTTGCCTTGCTCTTTTCCTCACGCTCGGATCAGACGCTTCAGCCTCTCGTCCCTTGCGATCGGCAATTCGTGCGACGCAGCAGAAGGTTGTGAAGATCTACGGTGCAGGCGGGCTGCGGCAACTTGAGGCTTATCAGACGGGAATCGTTATCTCGCCGGAAGGTCACGTACTGACGACGCTTAGTTATGTTCTCGATACCGACGACCTGGCAGTGGTTCTGGACAGTGGTCAGAAATTTCAGGCCGAGTTCGTTGCCAGTGACCCGGTGCTAGAACTGGCCTTGCTGAAACTGCCGGCGGAAGAACCATTGCCGGCGTTCGACTTGACTTCAACCAAGGTGAGAGATGTTGGGACACGCGTTCTTGCCGTCAGCAACCTCTATGGAATCGCTTCGGGGGACGAACCCGTGAGTATTTTGCATGGCGTAGTGACCGCCATCGCGCCGCTCAATGCCCGTCGGGGAAGATTCCAAACCAATTATTCGGGCAACGTCTATCTTGTGGACGCAAACTCAAACAATCCTGGAGCGGCTGGCGGAGCGCTCGTCGATTGGCGAGGAAGATTGTTGGGGATCCTCGGCAAGGAACTTCGCAGCGAAGTCACCGGCGGTTGGCTGCACTACGCAATCCCCGTTAAAGACTTCGCTCCCGCGGTCGCTGACATGCGTGCCGGACGGAAGAGAAGCAGCGCTCGTCTGGAACTTGCAGAACCCGAAGAACCGATTGCTCTCTCGCAATTGGGCGTCATCTTGGTTCCCGAAGTCTTGCCCAGAACGCCGCCCTACATTGACGCCGTTCTGCGTGATTCTCCCGCAGCAAGGGCAGGTCTGAAGATGGATGACCTAATTGTGTTCTTGAACGCGGAACCAGCCGTTTCCTGCAATGCGATCTATGAATCCTTCAAGCGGCTTGAAGCAATCGAGCCTGTGAGGTTGTCGGTCCTTCGTGAAGGAGAACTCTTAGACTTTGAACTGTCAGTTGAAGACGACACATCCGAAGCCGAGTCGCAGCGTTCGACACTCAAAATCCTCGACGCTGAGCCGCCAATAGACAGCGATTCGGAGGAGAACGACTCAGCAGAGGCACCAACTGAAGGCGGAGAGCAATGA